A window from Mycobacterium saskatchewanense encodes these proteins:
- the lipQ gene encoding esterase LipQ, with amino-acid sequence MSVAMNLTSRCSRAGIEALLSDAKDTYRAGALLLRGSPFALGWVAGWLVAEFPPHVVTGHALSRVAHPSIGRVANTWAAQRADHALTAALEDSFGPDYRDQVSHPACAQSGCAPRGGLLNRPGPRRRYAAQTSDIPYGPGGREHLLDIWRRDDLAPGRRAPVLIQVPGGAWAVNDKRPQAYTLMSRMVELGWICVSINYSKSPRCAFPTHLIDVKRAIAWVRENIADYGGDPDFIAITGGSAGGHLASLAGLTPNDPQFQPGFEHADTTVQAVAPYYGVYDFTDFENMHELMLPFLEHFVLKARYDDDPERFRAASPISYVHSGAPPFFVLHGDKDELVPSAQGRTFCAALRAAGAPTVAFAELANAHHAFDITPTVRSRLAAGAVSDFLGVVYGRRTTSLMDAFSLAAAPAS; translated from the coding sequence ATGAGCGTGGCCATGAACCTGACTTCGCGATGCTCGCGAGCAGGTATCGAGGCGCTTTTGTCCGATGCCAAGGACACCTACCGGGCCGGCGCGCTGTTGCTGCGCGGCTCCCCGTTCGCGCTCGGCTGGGTCGCCGGCTGGCTCGTCGCCGAGTTCCCACCGCACGTCGTGACCGGGCACGCGCTGTCCCGCGTGGCGCACCCGTCGATCGGACGTGTTGCCAACACATGGGCCGCGCAGCGGGCGGACCACGCGCTCACCGCCGCGCTCGAGGATTCGTTCGGGCCGGATTACCGCGACCAGGTCTCGCACCCGGCCTGCGCCCAGTCCGGATGCGCCCCGCGCGGCGGACTGTTGAACAGGCCCGGGCCGCGCCGCCGCTACGCCGCGCAGACCTCCGACATCCCCTACGGTCCCGGCGGGCGCGAACACCTGCTCGACATCTGGCGCCGCGACGACCTGGCCCCCGGCCGCCGCGCGCCCGTACTCATCCAGGTGCCGGGAGGCGCGTGGGCCGTCAACGACAAACGCCCCCAGGCGTACACGCTGATGAGCCGGATGGTCGAACTCGGTTGGATCTGCGTCTCGATCAACTACAGCAAGAGCCCGCGTTGCGCCTTCCCCACCCACCTCATCGACGTGAAGAGGGCGATCGCCTGGGTACGCGAGAACATCGCCGACTACGGCGGCGACCCCGACTTCATCGCGATCACCGGCGGGTCCGCGGGCGGGCACCTGGCTTCGCTGGCCGGCCTGACCCCGAACGACCCGCAGTTCCAGCCGGGATTCGAGCACGCCGACACGACGGTGCAGGCCGTCGCGCCGTACTACGGCGTGTACGACTTCACCGACTTCGAGAACATGCACGAGCTGATGTTGCCGTTCCTCGAGCATTTCGTGCTGAAGGCCCGCTACGACGACGACCCCGAGCGGTTCAGGGCCGCGTCGCCGATCTCGTACGTGCACAGCGGGGCGCCGCCGTTCTTCGTGCTACACGGCGACAAGGACGAACTGGTGCCCAGCGCCCAGGGCCGGACCTTCTGCGCGGCGCTGCGCGCGGCCGGCGCGCCCACGGTGGCCTTCGCCGAGCTGGCCAACGCCCACCACGCGTTCGACATCACCCCGACCGTCCGCTCGCGGCTGGCGGCCGGTGCGGTCTCCGACTTCCTCGGAGTCGTCTACGGACGCCGCACCACCTCGCTCATGGACGCGTTCTCGCTGGCCGCGGCCCCGGCGAGCTGA
- a CDS encoding IS256 family transposase — protein sequence MTSAHDIDLPAVLAERLTSCHPDVLRELLATFIHTLMGAEADALCGAGYGQRSAERTNQRNGYRQRQFDTRAGSLDLAIPKLRHGSYFPDWLLERRKRAERALTTVVATCYLLGVSYLLGVSTRRMDKLVETLGITSLSKSQVSVMAKELDAAVEAFRTRPLDAGPYTFMAADALVLKVREAGRVVNVHALIATGVNAEGYREILGIDVTTAEDGAGWLTFLRALTARGLSGVRLVTSDAHAGLVSAIGATLPGASWQRCRTHYTTNLMAVTPKSSWPWVRTLVHSVFDQPDADSVAAQYDRVIDALVDKMPKVAAHLEDARDDLLAFTAFPKQIWRQIWSNNPQERLNKEIRRRTDVVGIFPDRNALIRLVGAVLAEQHDEWAESRRYLGLEVLSKSRVDHTPSTEQEDTPAALTA from the coding sequence ATGACCAGTGCCCACGATATCGACCTGCCCGCGGTGTTGGCCGAACGACTCACTAGCTGCCACCCCGACGTGCTGCGCGAGTTGTTGGCCACGTTCATCCATACCCTGATGGGTGCCGAAGCCGATGCCCTGTGCGGTGCCGGATACGGCCAGCGCAGCGCCGAGCGGACGAATCAGCGCAACGGCTATCGGCAACGCCAGTTCGACACCCGCGCAGGCTCGTTGGATCTGGCGATCCCCAAGCTGCGCCACGGCTCCTACTTCCCGGACTGGCTGCTGGAACGCCGCAAACGCGCCGAGCGCGCCCTGACCACCGTGGTGGCCACCTGCTATCTGCTTGGGGTGTCCTATCTGCTTGGGGTGTCGACGCGGCGGATGGACAAACTCGTCGAGACCCTCGGGATCACGTCGCTGTCGAAGTCGCAGGTGTCGGTGATGGCCAAAGAGCTCGACGCCGCCGTGGAAGCCTTCCGGACCCGACCGCTCGATGCCGGTCCCTACACGTTCATGGCTGCTGACGCCCTGGTCCTCAAAGTCCGCGAGGCCGGCCGGGTGGTCAACGTGCACGCCCTGATCGCGACCGGGGTCAACGCCGAGGGCTACCGCGAAATCCTGGGCATTGACGTCACCACCGCCGAGGACGGGGCCGGCTGGTTGACGTTCCTGCGGGCGCTGACCGCCCGCGGTCTGTCCGGAGTTCGACTGGTCACCTCTGACGCCCACGCCGGGCTGGTCAGCGCGATCGGCGCCACCTTGCCCGGAGCGTCGTGGCAGCGGTGTCGTACCCATTACACGACCAATCTGATGGCGGTTACTCCGAAGAGCTCCTGGCCGTGGGTGCGCACCCTGGTGCACTCGGTGTTCGACCAGCCTGACGCCGACTCTGTTGCCGCGCAATACGATCGGGTCATCGACGCACTGGTCGACAAAATGCCCAAGGTGGCCGCGCACTTGGAGGACGCCCGCGACGACCTGCTGGCGTTCACCGCCTTCCCCAAACAGATCTGGCGCCAGATCTGGTCGAACAATCCCCAGGAACGGCTCAACAAAGAGATCCGACGTCGCACCGACGTTGTCGGCATCTTCCCCGATCGCAACGCCCTGATCCGCCTCGTCGGTGCGGTGCTGGCCGAACAACATGACGAATGGGCCGAATCGCGGCGCTACCTCGGACTTGAGGTTCTCAGCAAATCCCGTGTCGACCACACACCATCGACAGAACAGGAGGACACCCCGGCGGCACTGACCGCCTGA
- a CDS encoding nitronate monooxygenase, with protein sequence MHAGPALVLQVIDIAGTIPVVATGGIADGRGLAAVPALGAQAVNRGTLSPPSSREVMTRRRWWSSTPPPPPLRTR encoded by the coding sequence TTGCATGCTGGGCCGGCTCTGGTTCTCCAGGTCATCGACATCGCCGGCACTATCCCCGTGGTTGCCACCGGTGGTATCGCCGACGGTCGAGGGCTCGCGGCCGTGCCGGCATTGGGAGCGCAGGCGGTGAACCGTGGAACCCTCTCCCCACCGAGTTCGCGGGAAGTCATGACTCGAAGAAGATGGTGGTCGTCGACGCCGCCGCCGCCGCCGCTGAGGACACGGTAA
- a CDS encoding helix-turn-helix transcriptional regulator — MDSKDGHRLITVPDRHALAQFLRARRKAVQPDSVGLPANGRRRVAGLRRDEVARLADISVEYYQRLEQGRHRHPSEAVIRGIIRALQLDSDAAAYLRQLAGRRESGQRHPERGPQLHPAVQHLIDSWPLTPAHVFRSPTLTVVAANRLALSLSPLFGPGHNSLRALFFEPEMREFYRNWNDLATRAVPYLRSLLGADRDDPELIDLIGELSNRSAQFRELWARQEVKRDPRGFVLINHPQVGPIDLHYQQLVLPDTGHLLVPYWADPGSSSEAKLRQLASM; from the coding sequence ATGGACAGCAAGGATGGCCATCGGCTCATCACGGTGCCGGATAGGCATGCGCTCGCGCAATTCCTGCGCGCGCGCCGAAAAGCGGTGCAGCCCGACAGTGTTGGGCTGCCGGCCAATGGGCGGCGTCGGGTGGCCGGGTTGCGCCGCGACGAGGTCGCGCGGCTGGCGGACATCAGCGTCGAGTACTACCAGCGCCTGGAGCAGGGCCGGCATCGACATCCGTCCGAGGCCGTCATCCGCGGGATTATCCGTGCCCTGCAACTGGATTCCGACGCCGCGGCCTACTTGCGCCAGCTGGCTGGTCGCCGTGAGTCCGGTCAGCGGCATCCAGAACGTGGTCCTCAGCTCCACCCCGCGGTCCAGCACCTGATCGACAGCTGGCCGCTCACGCCCGCGCATGTCTTTCGCAGCCCCACGCTGACGGTCGTGGCCGCCAACCGGCTGGCGTTGTCACTCTCACCGCTGTTCGGTCCGGGCCACAACTCGCTGCGTGCGTTGTTCTTCGAACCGGAGATGCGCGAGTTCTACCGCAACTGGAACGATCTGGCTACGCGAGCGGTACCGTATCTTCGCTCCCTGCTGGGCGCCGATCGGGACGACCCGGAACTGATCGACTTGATCGGCGAGCTGAGCAACCGAAGCGCTCAATTCCGCGAGCTATGGGCGCGCCAGGAGGTCAAGCGCGACCCCCGCGGGTTCGTGCTCATCAACCACCCGCAGGTCGGTCCGATTGATCTGCACTACCAGCAACTGGTCCTTCCAGACACCGGCCATCTGCTCGTACCTTACTGGGCCGATCCGGGTTCGTCTTCCGAGGCCAAGCTGCGCCAGCTCGCCTCCATGTGA
- a CDS encoding alpha/beta fold hydrolase encodes MPTTFVLVHAACHGGWSWRPVAECLRTGGHTVYAPTLPGLNPEDRRADIHLSDAVDYLVDYVESHQLTDIALVGHSWGGFVISGAGVRLAARISRLVYWSAFVPASGESMIDLCPPAYGELFRASAAASDDNSVIFPFEIFASALMQDATAETQRIIYPLLERQPLHTMTESLELEQLQQLQLPSSYVISKDDIALPAGEFGWIPRFPDRLHGAPVIYTPGSHEAQLTQAPALAGALTRAATL; translated from the coding sequence GTGCCGACCACCTTCGTCCTCGTTCACGCGGCCTGCCACGGCGGCTGGTCGTGGCGTCCGGTCGCCGAGTGCCTACGCACAGGTGGCCACACCGTCTATGCACCCACACTCCCGGGTTTGAATCCCGAGGACCGGCGCGCCGACATTCACCTGTCGGACGCCGTCGACTACCTCGTCGACTATGTCGAAAGCCATCAGCTGACCGACATCGCCCTTGTCGGACACAGTTGGGGCGGCTTTGTGATCTCCGGGGCCGGCGTTCGGCTCGCCGCTCGCATATCCAGGCTGGTGTATTGGAGCGCTTTTGTCCCGGCGAGCGGCGAATCCATGATTGACCTGTGCCCGCCCGCCTACGGAGAGTTGTTCCGGGCGAGCGCCGCCGCATCCGACGATAACTCCGTCATCTTCCCATTCGAGATCTTCGCGTCGGCGCTCATGCAGGACGCTACTGCGGAAACCCAACGCATCATTTACCCGCTGCTCGAACGCCAGCCGTTGCACACCATGACCGAGTCGCTCGAGCTGGAACAGTTGCAGCAGCTGCAACTTCCGTCGAGCTACGTCATCTCCAAAGATGACATCGCCTTGCCCGCAGGCGAATTCGGGTGGATACCGCGCTTCCCCGACCGTCTGCACGGCGCGCCCGTCATTTACACGCCGGGAAGCCACGAAGCCCAGCTGACGCAAGCCCCTGCACTCGCCGGTGCACTCACTCGGGCAGCCACGCTATGA
- a CDS encoding LLM class flavin-dependent oxidoreductase, protein MTDYGHPLVFGTLLEPPPGRPLEVTRLAEVTERAELDLVSLSDHPYWPDRLDTFALLAAICAVTDRVRVLSNLANLPLRPPVMLARNATTLDLLSGGRFELGIGAGAQQMWDAIVAEGGPRRGPGESVDALDEAIQIIRALWTQNEPVHFRGNHYHVDGATPGPRPSHDINVWLGAYQPRLLRMVGRRGDVWISSSPFLGPDQLSAANKIIDNAAVAARREPATVRRAYNIAGEFTAAQGGFLHGPPAKWAEQLTDVALAEGVSVFILFRVESADVIERFAAEVVPEVREQVGAERSD, encoded by the coding sequence ATGACCGACTACGGCCACCCGCTCGTGTTCGGGACGCTGCTGGAACCGCCCCCCGGTCGACCGCTCGAAGTGACGCGATTGGCCGAGGTCACTGAGCGCGCGGAATTGGATCTGGTGAGTTTGTCCGATCACCCTTACTGGCCCGACCGACTGGACACCTTCGCGCTGCTCGCGGCCATCTGCGCGGTCACCGACCGGGTGCGGGTGCTGTCCAATCTGGCGAACCTGCCGTTGCGCCCGCCCGTCATGCTCGCCCGCAACGCGACGACGCTGGATCTACTCAGCGGCGGGCGCTTTGAGCTCGGCATCGGCGCCGGCGCCCAACAGATGTGGGATGCGATCGTCGCGGAGGGTGGTCCGCGCCGCGGCCCCGGCGAATCGGTCGATGCCCTCGACGAGGCCATCCAGATCATCCGCGCTCTCTGGACGCAGAATGAGCCGGTCCACTTCCGCGGCAACCATTACCACGTCGACGGCGCCACGCCGGGACCGCGACCGTCACATGACATCAATGTGTGGCTGGGCGCCTACCAACCGCGGCTGCTGAGAATGGTCGGCCGTCGGGGTGACGTCTGGATCTCCAGCTCACCGTTCCTGGGACCGGATCAGCTCTCCGCGGCTAACAAGATCATCGATAACGCGGCGGTGGCCGCGCGGCGCGAACCGGCGACCGTGCGCCGCGCCTACAACATCGCCGGGGAATTCACCGCCGCCCAAGGCGGCTTCCTGCACGGCCCGCCGGCCAAGTGGGCCGAGCAGCTGACCGACGTCGCCCTGGCCGAGGGCGTCAGCGTCTTCATCCTCTTCCGTGTGGAATCTGCCGACGTCATCGAAAGATTCGCCGCCGAAGTGGTCCCTGAGGTACGGGAGCAGGTCGGCGCGGAACGCTCGGATTAA
- a CDS encoding nitroreductase/quinone reductase family protein: MWEHNAAVIEEFRANGGRVGGHLARVDLMLVTVAGARTGTPRTLPLAYFRDGDDVFVIASAAGSPMTPAWYYNMLANPKVIAEVGSGRYRATAVPVEDHSERERLFAIAIALQPPFADYKRKARRSIPIIRLVRDPRH; encoded by the coding sequence ATGTGGGAACACAACGCGGCGGTCATCGAAGAATTTCGAGCCAATGGCGGCAGGGTCGGCGGTCATCTGGCGAGGGTGGACCTCATGCTCGTCACCGTCGCCGGGGCCAGAACTGGCACGCCAAGAACTTTGCCGTTGGCCTACTTCCGCGATGGGGATGATGTCTTCGTCATCGCCTCCGCAGCAGGATCACCGATGACACCCGCCTGGTACTACAACATGCTCGCCAACCCGAAAGTCATCGCCGAGGTCGGATCTGGACGTTACCGGGCCACGGCGGTTCCCGTCGAAGACCACTCCGAACGCGAACGACTATTTGCTATTGCGATCGCCCTCCAGCCTCCGTTTGCCGACTATAAGAGGAAGGCGCGGCGCAGCATTCCAATTATCCGACTTGTGCGCGATCCACGTCACTAG
- a CDS encoding enoyl-CoA hydratase/isomerase family protein yields MLLPDDFQQLIYAVEDGVARVTLNRPEARNAFTPRMYEELRWAVRNANVDDSVDIIVITGAGSAFSAGGDLKESYRRISEGGVLAMHQFFDNLPYYDIRDTDKTVIAAINGACYAGGLVTALWCDLTVASDNARFALTEAKMGTADGFTPCLLFGRTPLPKVKQMLFTGKSISAVEAERYGIIGEVVPEGQLAGRVEELIAEVRATSPLGRAMYKRMLNGLIPRPLNHGGEETFASMAAAIQASGFAGNARGH; encoded by the coding sequence ATGTTGTTACCCGACGACTTCCAACAGCTGATCTACGCGGTCGAGGACGGGGTGGCGCGAGTCACCCTCAACCGTCCCGAGGCGAGGAACGCGTTCACCCCGCGAATGTACGAGGAACTTCGCTGGGCCGTCCGTAATGCGAACGTGGACGACTCGGTGGACATCATCGTGATCACGGGGGCCGGCAGCGCCTTCTCGGCGGGGGGTGACCTCAAGGAGTCGTACCGGCGAATCAGCGAAGGCGGTGTGCTGGCCATGCACCAGTTCTTCGACAATCTCCCGTATTACGACATCAGGGACACCGACAAGACCGTCATCGCCGCGATCAATGGCGCCTGCTATGCGGGGGGTCTGGTGACGGCGCTGTGGTGCGATCTCACGGTAGCGTCGGACAACGCGAGATTCGCTCTGACCGAGGCAAAGATGGGCACCGCCGACGGGTTCACGCCGTGCCTGTTGTTCGGTCGCACGCCACTGCCGAAAGTCAAGCAGATGCTGTTCACCGGCAAATCGATCAGCGCCGTGGAGGCCGAACGCTACGGGATCATCGGCGAGGTGGTGCCAGAGGGGCAACTCGCCGGCCGGGTGGAGGAGCTCATCGCGGAGGTGCGGGCGACGAGCCCGTTGGGCCGGGCCATGTACAAGCGCATGCTGAACGGATTGATACCACGGCCGCTCAATCATGGTGGGGAGGAGACGTTTGCGAGCATGGCTGCGGCGATTCAGGCCAGCGGCTTCGCCGGGAACGCACGGGGTCACTGA
- a CDS encoding oxidoreductase, whose product MYDRLFVPLRLGNVLLANRIARSAHLTGMPWLDVDDSMLAYHEARAKGGVGMSILEISGVHETSPSAIPAYRDDVRSGLSRLADMAHSHGMVLFQQLWHGGSSAPRTLRYAPRWSASDVPNPASGAVAEPMTQAMIDEIVEAFAMAARRSMDAGIDGVELHAAHGYLFSQFLSPLTNNRTDGYGGDLVNRARFLREVIAAVRASTAPEYPIAVKLSSADDTHGGTVVTETAEVARLLGRTVQLIDVSTGSYYNPALTSATMEAPLGYELPVSDIVTAAAEVDTMVNGRIMTLEQADAILAEGRASLVSMVRALIADPELVRKTMVGREAQVRPCTSSNQGCLGNMARGLRCVNNPEAGLELDRRQLISGRTLSPRRVVVVGGGPAGLEAARTAALVGHEVTVLEMRPQLGGQLAIASRAPYRSDLTALVRWYADELERLGAAVRLRCPVDHEDVLALSPDVVIVATGSSPRDDGFQIARPASPLAGHTRSHVHTSWEVLSSRWRPPAGSSAVVFDDLAEHEGVAVAEHLLAMGCRVVYATRFSALGERVPGRNLTAGLAYRRLRVALTGILTDVVPIEIRSKAVSFEYLHGGAGPEVDADIVVLVGRNRPNRELYAALPAEGPTRIAIGDANGSFGWQRAVQEGRRAGLAVGVTATSAATA is encoded by the coding sequence ATGTACGACAGGCTGTTCGTCCCACTGAGACTCGGTAATGTCCTGTTGGCCAACAGGATTGCGCGCTCCGCACACTTGACCGGGATGCCCTGGCTGGACGTTGACGACAGCATGCTGGCGTATCACGAAGCGCGGGCAAAGGGCGGGGTGGGGATGAGCATCCTCGAGATCAGCGGGGTGCATGAGACGTCCCCGTCGGCCATACCTGCGTACCGGGACGACGTACGGTCGGGGCTGTCCCGGCTGGCGGACATGGCGCACAGTCACGGCATGGTGCTGTTCCAACAGCTCTGGCATGGGGGAAGTTCGGCGCCGAGGACGCTGCGCTACGCGCCGCGGTGGTCGGCTAGCGACGTACCGAATCCCGCCTCCGGGGCCGTCGCCGAGCCGATGACACAGGCGATGATCGACGAGATAGTCGAAGCCTTCGCGATGGCCGCACGACGGTCGATGGACGCGGGCATCGACGGGGTGGAGTTGCACGCTGCGCACGGTTACCTGTTCAGCCAGTTTCTGTCGCCATTGACCAACAACCGGACCGACGGCTATGGCGGCGACCTCGTGAACCGCGCACGTTTCCTGCGGGAGGTGATCGCCGCGGTACGCGCCAGCACGGCGCCCGAGTATCCCATCGCCGTGAAGTTGTCCTCGGCGGACGACACCCACGGTGGCACCGTCGTGACGGAGACGGCGGAGGTGGCGCGACTGCTCGGTCGGACGGTACAGCTCATCGACGTGTCGACCGGCTCTTATTACAACCCCGCGCTGACCTCGGCCACGATGGAGGCCCCGCTCGGCTACGAATTGCCGGTCAGCGACATCGTCACCGCGGCCGCCGAGGTTGACACCATGGTCAACGGCCGGATCATGACGCTCGAGCAGGCCGACGCCATCCTCGCCGAGGGGCGTGCATCGCTGGTGAGTATGGTCCGCGCGCTCATCGCCGACCCCGAGCTCGTGCGCAAGACGATGGTGGGGCGCGAGGCGCAGGTACGGCCCTGCACGTCGTCCAACCAGGGGTGCCTGGGCAACATGGCCCGAGGCCTGCGATGCGTGAACAATCCCGAAGCCGGCCTCGAACTGGATCGTCGTCAGCTGATATCGGGACGGACCCTGTCACCGCGGCGCGTGGTCGTGGTCGGGGGAGGTCCCGCAGGGCTGGAGGCCGCGCGCACGGCCGCCCTTGTGGGGCACGAGGTGACCGTGCTCGAGATGCGTCCCCAGCTCGGTGGCCAACTCGCGATCGCCTCGAGGGCTCCGTATCGCAGCGATCTGACCGCGCTGGTGCGCTGGTACGCCGATGAGTTGGAACGTCTGGGCGCCGCGGTTCGGCTGCGATGCCCGGTGGATCACGAGGACGTCCTCGCGCTGTCGCCCGACGTCGTCATCGTGGCCACCGGGTCGTCGCCACGCGACGACGGGTTTCAAATCGCCCGTCCGGCATCGCCCCTCGCCGGTCATACTCGTTCCCACGTTCACACCTCATGGGAGGTGCTGTCGTCACGCTGGCGTCCTCCCGCCGGTTCGAGTGCCGTCGTCTTCGACGACTTGGCCGAGCATGAAGGCGTCGCGGTCGCGGAACACCTGCTGGCGATGGGCTGCCGAGTCGTTTACGCCACCCGGTTCAGCGCGCTCGGTGAACGCGTCCCGGGGCGCAACCTGACGGCCGGGCTGGCCTACCGACGACTGCGCGTGGCGCTGACCGGCATCCTCACCGATGTCGTTCCGATCGAGATCCGTTCCAAAGCAGTCTCTTTCGAATATCTGCACGGTGGCGCCGGTCCCGAGGTGGACGCCGACATTGTCGTGCTGGTCGGCCGCAACCGGCCAAACCGAGAGCTGTATGCGGCCCTACCGGCGGAAGGCCCGACCCGGATCGCCATCGGGGACGCCAATGGGTCGTTCGGTTGGCAGCGCGCGGTCCAAGAGGGCCGGCGAGCTGGACTCGCAGTCGGCGTGACGGCGACAAGTGCCGCGACAGCGTGA
- a CDS encoding ferredoxin: MKVGVSSACQGHGRCLIFDLAVLEADDLGFVQVVGDGTVPDGEHEAVRLAAANCPERAIAVEEA; this comes from the coding sequence ATGAAAGTTGGTGTCAGCAGCGCCTGCCAGGGCCATGGGCGTTGCTTGATATTCGACCTCGCCGTGCTCGAGGCCGACGATCTCGGTTTCGTCCAGGTGGTCGGAGACGGCACCGTGCCTGACGGCGAACACGAAGCCGTCCGACTGGCGGCGGCGAACTGCCCCGAGCGCGCCATCGCAGTCGAGGAAGCCTGA
- a CDS encoding amidohydrolase family protein: METVATLPVMPAGLEPLAGQIIDVDSHEMMPVQEWLDYFGPDVQPLIDAWTATGEAAGPMDKNHPNDPTYAGDVKPIDDDIVNVKGVTAPGAVLTSRRLDVMDKMGVSKQLMFPGSVGLYGTILRVEAHDHSLFPTIGPTTERRIDVANRCIARYQEWLEGLASFSPRVRPVAPIAEDTVDGIIATARRLIDSGLRAIWLPAGIPPGGVSPAHSSLDGLWAMCAEADVTVTLHIGGEGKLLESDAWARAEPFEGFRSLGEFSVDPYSTSMLHIPFQNFLTAMVTGGVFARHPRLRFGVIEVGGHWIGPLMENMDMWAKNMGHMSDNPHKLTELPSTYVKNNVRVSFFPFEPVDVYLQRHDVADVLAFSTDYPHVEGGRNAVTKVYGKVEPFGRDVVEKIFRDNGKWLLP, translated from the coding sequence GTGGAAACCGTCGCAACGCTGCCCGTGATGCCAGCGGGGCTCGAACCGCTCGCCGGGCAGATCATCGACGTCGACAGCCACGAGATGATGCCGGTCCAGGAGTGGCTCGACTACTTCGGGCCAGACGTGCAGCCCCTCATCGATGCCTGGACCGCGACGGGCGAGGCCGCGGGACCGATGGACAAGAACCATCCGAACGACCCGACCTATGCCGGCGACGTCAAACCGATCGACGACGACATCGTCAACGTCAAGGGCGTGACCGCCCCGGGCGCCGTCCTGACCAGCAGGCGGCTGGACGTGATGGACAAGATGGGCGTCAGCAAGCAGCTGATGTTTCCGGGCAGCGTCGGTCTTTATGGGACGATCCTGCGGGTCGAAGCCCACGACCACTCCCTGTTTCCGACGATCGGCCCGACGACGGAGAGGCGGATCGACGTCGCCAACCGGTGCATCGCGCGGTACCAGGAATGGCTGGAAGGCCTGGCCTCCTTTTCGCCACGCGTGCGTCCGGTGGCGCCCATCGCCGAAGACACCGTCGACGGCATCATCGCGACGGCGCGACGATTGATCGACAGTGGGCTGCGGGCGATCTGGCTGCCTGCCGGTATCCCGCCGGGCGGGGTGTCCCCGGCGCACTCCAGTCTCGATGGGCTGTGGGCGATGTGCGCCGAAGCCGACGTCACCGTCACCCTGCACATCGGCGGCGAGGGCAAGCTGCTCGAAAGCGATGCGTGGGCTCGGGCCGAGCCGTTCGAAGGGTTCCGCTCGCTTGGCGAGTTCAGCGTCGATCCTTATTCCACATCCATGCTGCACATTCCGTTCCAGAACTTCCTGACGGCCATGGTGACCGGCGGAGTGTTTGCCCGGCATCCGCGTTTGCGGTTCGGCGTGATCGAGGTGGGCGGCCATTGGATCGGGCCGCTGATGGAGAACATGGACATGTGGGCCAAGAACATGGGTCACATGTCCGACAACCCGCACAAGCTGACCGAGCTGCCGTCGACGTACGTCAAGAACAATGTGCGGGTGTCCTTCTTCCCGTTCGAGCCGGTCGACGTGTATTTGCAACGCCACGACGTTGCGGACGTGCTGGCCTTTTCGACCGACTACCCGCACGTCGAGGGCGGCCGCAACGCGGTCACGAAGGTGTACGGCAAGGTGGAGCCGTTCGGTCGGGACGTCGTCGAGAAGATCTTCCGCGACAACGGCAAGTGGTTGCTGCCCTGA